A part of Larkinella insperata genomic DNA contains:
- a CDS encoding DUF6624 domain-containing protein — MKFFLFVSFSLFYSLTFGQNYASLISQAEKKYQDKSYKESVNLYQRAFKLEQKNRSDFYNAACSAALTKDTELAMKWLNQAVEKGFINIRHLKTDSDLNGLHDRQEWKDLVANLQAQVDKIEASYDKPLQAKLLAIYDEDQKYRQQLNEVGQKHGFESPEVKNLWKTIEEKDSVNLIQVKAILDQHGWVGEDKVGPQASTTLFLVIQHADLATQQKYLPMMREAVKAQKAQPSALALLEDRVALGEGRRQTYGSQIGQDSKTGKAYVLPLNDPDHVDQRRAEVGLPPLADYVKHWDIVWNVAEYKKQLPQLDKQAGIK; from the coding sequence ATGAAATTCTTTCTCTTCGTATCATTCAGTCTTTTCTATTCGCTGACTTTTGGGCAAAATTATGCCTCCCTGATTAGTCAGGCCGAGAAAAAATACCAGGATAAGTCTTATAAAGAGTCCGTTAATCTCTACCAACGGGCTTTTAAACTCGAGCAGAAAAACCGTTCTGATTTTTACAATGCAGCTTGTTCGGCCGCTTTAACGAAGGATACTGAACTGGCGATGAAGTGGTTGAATCAGGCCGTTGAAAAGGGATTTATCAACATCCGGCACCTGAAAACGGACAGCGATCTGAACGGGCTGCACGACCGGCAGGAGTGGAAGGACCTAGTGGCCAACCTACAGGCGCAGGTGGATAAAATCGAAGCCAGTTACGATAAACCGTTGCAGGCCAAGCTGCTGGCAATTTATGATGAAGATCAGAAATACCGGCAGCAACTCAATGAGGTGGGGCAAAAACACGGTTTTGAGTCGCCGGAAGTTAAAAATCTCTGGAAAACCATCGAAGAAAAAGACAGCGTTAATCTCATCCAGGTGAAGGCTATTCTGGATCAGCACGGTTGGGTTGGAGAAGACAAAGTGGGGCCTCAGGCAAGTACAACCCTATTTCTGGTGATTCAGCACGCTGATCTGGCCACGCAGCAAAAATACCTGCCCATGATGCGTGAAGCCGTGAAAGCCCAAAAGGCGCAACCCAGTGCGCTGGCGTTACTGGAAGATCGGGTGGCACTGGGCGAAGGGCGACGGCAAACGTACGGCAGCCAAATCGGTCAGGACAGCAAAACCGGGAAAGCGTACGTCCTGCCGCTGAACGATCCCGACCACGTTGATCAACGGCGGGCGGAAGTCGGTTTGCCGCCCCTGGCCGATTACGTAAAGCACTGGGACATTGTCTGGAACGTTGCCGAATACAAAAAACAACTACCGCAACTGGACAAACAGGCGGGCATCAAGTAG
- the fbp gene encoding class 1 fructose-bisphosphatase: protein MNVRTSHPLALPVGTTLDRYIMNRQYAFAYATGELSQLLRDIALAGKIINREINRAGLIDLTGGMGVQNVQGESQQKLDVIADIRFSRALKNGGEVCAIISEEEEEIILTGNNNAKYVVAIDPLDGSTNIDVNVSIGTIFSIYRRVTPIGSEPTVEDFLQGGHEQVAAGYILYGSSTILVYTTGHSVNGFTYDASLGEFILSHADIRSPLDGTIYSCNDGNVDEYEEPVRKYLASCREKHHTARYIGSLVADFHRNLLKGGIYLYPPTAKNPDGKLRLLYECYPLAFIAERAGCRAVTHRESILDIKPRSLHQRSSLYMGAPAMVSDLLCLFP, encoded by the coding sequence ATGAACGTACGAACCTCCCATCCCCTGGCCTTACCGGTCGGCACAACCCTCGACCGGTACATTATGAACCGCCAATACGCCTTCGCGTATGCTACGGGCGAACTGTCGCAATTGCTGCGTGACATTGCGCTGGCCGGTAAAATCATCAACCGGGAAATCAACCGGGCCGGTCTCATCGACCTGACCGGCGGTATGGGCGTACAAAACGTCCAGGGAGAAAGTCAGCAGAAACTGGATGTAATTGCGGATATTCGGTTCAGTCGGGCGCTAAAAAATGGCGGGGAGGTATGCGCCATCATTTCGGAGGAGGAAGAGGAAATCATCCTTACCGGTAACAACAACGCTAAGTACGTGGTAGCCATCGACCCGCTCGACGGTTCTACCAACATCGACGTGAATGTGTCTATTGGTACGATTTTTTCCATTTACCGACGCGTAACGCCGATTGGCAGCGAACCCACCGTCGAAGATTTTTTACAGGGAGGCCACGAGCAGGTGGCTGCCGGTTACATTCTGTACGGCTCGTCAACCATTCTGGTGTATACAACCGGCCACAGCGTCAACGGCTTCACGTACGATGCCTCGCTGGGTGAATTTATCCTGTCGCACGCTGACATCAGAAGCCCGCTGGACGGAACAATCTACTCCTGTAACGACGGCAATGTCGATGAGTATGAAGAACCCGTCAGAAAGTACCTGGCCAGTTGCCGGGAGAAACACCATACCGCTCGTTACATCGGCTCGCTGGTGGCCGATTTCCACCGAAATCTGCTGAAAGGCGGGATTTACCTGTATCCGCCCACGGCCAAAAACCCGGACGGCAAACTTCGGCTATTGTATGAGTGCTATCCGCTGGCGTTCATTGCCGAGCGGGCGGGTTGCCGGGCGGTTACGCACAGGGAGTCGATTCTGGACATCAAGCCGCGCAGTTTGCACCAGCGAAGCTCCCTATACATGGGCGCTCCGGCTATGGTCAGCGACTTGCTGTGCCTGTTTCCGTAG